A genomic region of Helicoverpa armigera isolate CAAS_96S chromosome 31, ASM3070526v1, whole genome shotgun sequence contains the following coding sequences:
- the LOC110383560 gene encoding bromodomain-containing protein 8, with amino-acid sequence MSSIQERLQLKRVPLDTWNVREQLCLASAVVRSGDQNWMSVSRALKTIGEPNRPPDWYSQKSCAAQYGALLEHVETPKRKKRSSEGAVETAQESILKRLTQERINEIQKTLVEMNQQYEQLKNEITEVRNPSTSEDRLREVWTAIEARNRAREREAARRAAWLKERDERRARADRTWKPMGNNLSPQPTTAAPTPASPSSPLLTSLLKSSPVVTTPQHMSHPNNCVETVSPSVTAPTLSLLLEKSAQSTQHESKHAAIEHIKSQLQQIEHQLKANTPPVLSTTVQPTTQAPSLDIDDIEIKAEDVYAFRDIDIHIPPVTAMHKPPNRPADAKPVAQPSKEEEVTTETVVTEETPVIIDEQVIKVEPEQMTVEPIEEEILQDDVDDNTEPEHPPVQAARITKENTPTPEVEVKIAFPEVKFPTTEIKVIQPEDQKIKEEIKEAETPAEPEAIVEEVIEQVEEQPQVIEEETVTPEEQQEEAPPLTEVTEVTEVTEVTQESEQAVVQEEPEQTPPEDIPLPAESEPVVDETPLPDVQEEVPPQPEPVRTDSIEQKLEMMENGEMPAEETAQVEEVKKEDESEDSIPLKEMLSSAPPAEHAKDERYRADVDDAHTETDDDTPMELSREEEKDGKKKRDYSRKKKSDSRTCSGSESAAEASAPESPSTNDAERQHRLWKKSVMLVYSRLCAHKYASLFLRPISDDEAPGYSMVVKRPMDLSTIRRNIDNGVIRTTEQFQRDVLLMLSNALMYNSSEHSVYTMAKEMFSEAQGQLGMLLAAQAHAGLLHEPPPRRKRRRDHEPRTLAHKRPH; translated from the exons CTGTGCAGCCCAATATGGAGCCCTACTGGAACACGTGGAGACTCCAAAACGCAAGAAGCGTAGCTCCGAAGGCGCTGTGGAGACGGCACAGGAGAGTATACTGAAAAGATTAACCCAGGAACGGATCAATGAGATACAGAAGACACTAGTTGAGATGAATCAGCAGTATGAACAGTTGAag AATGAAATCACAGAAGTCCGGAACCCCTCAACTTCAGAAGATCGTCTCCGAGAGGTCTGGACAGCAATCGAAGCTCGCAACAGAGCGAGAGAGAGAGAAGCAGCTCGGAGGGCAGCCTGGCTGAAGGAGAGAGACGAGAGGAGAGCGCGAGCTGACAGGACGTGGAAACCCATGGGGAACAACCTCAGCCCGCAGCCAACTACTGCTG cCCCAACGCCAGCATCTCCGTCATCCCCGCTTCTGACTTCTCTTCTGAAGTCTTCTCCCGTCGTCACCACGCCGCAGCATATGTCTCACCCGAATAACTGTGTTG AAACAGTATCCCCATCGGTCACAGCGCCAACATTATCACTACTGCTAGAAAAGTCAGCTCAATCCACACAGCATGAGAGCAAACACGCCGCTATAGAGCATATCAAATCCCAACTACAACAGATCGAACATCAGTTGAAAG CCAACACCCCACCAGTTCTATCGACAACGGTACAACCCACAACTCAGGCCCCATCACTAGATATCGATGACATTGAGATTAAAGCGGAGGACGTGTACGCGTTCAGAGATATCGACATACATATACCGCCCGTCACTGCCATGCACAAGCCGCCCAACCG GCCAGCAGACGCAAAGCCCGTGGCCCAACCGAGCAAGGAAGAGGAAGTCACTACGGAGACGGTAGTCACTGAAGAGACGCCTGTCATTATAGACGAGCAAGTTATAAAG GTGGAACCAGAACAAATGACAGTAGAACCAATTGAAGAAGAAATATTACAAGATGATGTTGATGATAATAcg GAGCCCGAACACCCGCCGGTTCAAGCAGCAAGAATTACTAAAGAAAACACTCCGACGCCGGAAGTGGAAGTCAAAATTGCTTTCCCGGAAGTCAAGTTTCCGACTACAGAAATTAAAGTTATACAGCCTGAGGATCAAAAG ATAAAAGAAGAAATCAAAGAGGCGGAAACGCCAGCGGAACCGGAAGCGATCGTCGAAGAGGTCATAGAGCAAGTAGAGGAGCAACCACAAGTTATAGAGGAAGAGAC CGTTACCCCAGAAGAGCAACAAGAAGAGGCCCCACCACTAACAGAAGTTACAGAAGTCACAGAAGTTACAGAAGTGACACAAGAATCAGAACAAGCAGTAGTACAAGAAGAACCGGAGCAGACGCCGCCAGAAGATATACCACTGCCTGCTGAGAGTGAACCTGTTGTGGATG AAACTCCCTTACCCGACGTACAAGAAGAAGTACCGCCACAACCGGAGCCCGTCCGCACCGACAGCATAGAGCAGAAACTTGAAATGATGGAGAACGGAGAAATGCCTGCTGAAGAAACTGCGCAAGTTGAAGAAGTGAAGAAGGAAGATGAATCTGAG GACTCAATCCCTCTAAAGGAGATGCTAAGCTCTGCTCCCCCCGCAGAGCACGCGAAGGACGAGCGCTACAGGGCGGACGTGGACGACGCGCATACCGAGACCGATGACGATACTCCCATGGAG ttGAGTCGAGAAGAAGAGAAAGATGGCAAGAAGAAGAGAGATTACTCGCGCAAGAAGAAGTCGGATTCCAGaa CATGTTCGGGCTCCGAGAGTGCGGCTGAGGCGAGTGCCCCGGAGTCGCCGAGCACCAACGACGCCGAGAGACAACACCGACTGTGGAAGAAATCCGTCATGCTCGTCTATAGCAG ACTCTGCGCCCACAAGTACGCGTCGCTATTCTTGCGTCCGATCAGCGACGACGAGGCGCCCGGCTACAGCATGGTGGTCAAGCGGCCCATGGACCTCTCCACCATACGCAGGAACATCGACAATGGCGTTATAAG AACTACGGAGCAGTTTCAGCGCGACGTGCTACTGATGTTGTCCAACGCGCTCATGTACAACAGTTCAGAGCATAGTGTGTATACCATGGCTAAGGAGATGTTTAGCGAG GCACAAGGCCAACTGGGCATGCTGCTAGCTGCGCAGGCTCACGCGGGGTTGCTGCACGAGCCGCCGCCGCGACGCAAGCGCCGCCGCGACCACGAGCCCAGGACACTCGCGCATAAACGACCACATTGA